In Montipora capricornis isolate CH-2021 chromosome 4, ASM3666992v2, whole genome shotgun sequence, the DNA window gatacgttgcGTCtgatgaaacgaaacaaaaacgtACGGTTTATGTTAGAATGTAACCAAGGCATCACTAAACGGTTTCACTTTTAATATGGCACTTTGCATGGGAATAAGTTAACCACACATTATGTTAATCCGTTCaaaggcgccccaagctcagcgTGAGGAAAAGCTGAGCCGATATGTATATATACGAAAAAATTCTCtccttccttcctgtgtggttttttgccaaattcgACGCGATTGGAGCTGTTTTcaattcctcggttgtcaacggttattaTAAAATACCAAGACTGCACACCAAAAATTCTCGGGAGCccaccaaattgagtcaaatattcctggataaaaggTTCCTACGGTTACAATTCCACATCGGAATCAGCTGACAAATATTAAACTTTTCATTTTAACCCACCATCAACGGAATAGCAGCCCTGCGAGTGACCTCACGCGATAGTTTTTCCACTCGATTGcaaccacaggcgccccaagctcagtgtgagggaattTGTAcaggaatcccgataaaaggcttaagacaattatatgaaaaaatgttcagttcaaaagcctaaccttattgcaaTTGTaagtcgcttccttcctgtgtggttattttccagatcatACGCGATTTGAaccattttcaatttctctgtTGTTTCAAGGGTGATAGACACTTCTCAGGAGTCCACAAATTTGAGTCagatattcctggataaaatgttcccacggtcacaattccacgtcagaatcaattgacaaagattgaactttcatttcaacccgcCATCACAACCCACACACCACCGCTTCGACCTAtaataacaaactgagccttaccggggtggcagaccgtagtttgtaaaccgcaaatttctttagtcccctgggtctcccgacaCGACTGTACTCTCTCAGTTacgcctccttcgtgttgacaaacttcaaaaacacatttacGAGCGTTGAAAGATGGCCTTAAACGCCAAGAGGCCTAGGAGAAGGCGTGACTTTGATAGAACGAGAGATATCTCGCTCTATCACCGGTCTCCCCTCTGTCTGGCTGCGTGACTGACTAAAGCTGGCGGTTCGACTGACTAGCAGTCTAATATTCCCGGGGAGTGATGGGTGGGGCGCGCGATCCTTCTCGACTAGAAAGATTACTAGTGTAAAAAGTTTCAATTCGTCGCGATCAGTTGGGCATTTGACAATCGcattttgctttctgttttccaATCAGATTATCTGGCgcaagtttcttttttcaatcttttaaaaggagaaatccaAAGTTATTCCGATTAATTTTTCAAACGCTTTCGACCCAGCGCTTTAAATTTGGCACAAAATATTTTTATGTAgttctaatatatagatttagccaagcctaaaaccAGAGCTCCcggattatttattttttcaataagTTACCCTGGTTTGGGCCTGCGATCCTATCGAAACCCAGTATCTGGTGAGAGGTAGGCCTTTCCGATTATGCTCGTAAAACTGGAATTTTATTATTATGGGTGGATGTACGCAGTACGGCGGTCGtaaggttaccatattttcttacccattgTATTCTGCAAGAGGCTCCGCTATAAATAAAAATCCATAGCTATTTGTGCCCCGCaaactgtttgaaaaaaggacACAGCGAAGCTTCAGACTCTTGAGTTTGAAACCAATGCTACTAGAAATCTAAGGGGGCATGACAAACAACATTATCAGAAATGGAATCAAATAACTTGGATAGCGGTGAATCCTTTGATGCCAAAAAGAATGCGTactgaagcaaaaaaaaaattcaaaaggaaaacaaaatatttgaaaactgTTCCCTTTTTCTTCCCTAACCTTCTCTCGCTCATCTAGGGACTCCATTTTTGTACTTTAAAATAGCAGCATTGCAATTAATGTATTTTGAGTGTGTTTATACCGATATGTCGGCTTAGATGAAGAAAACGGGAACGACAAACTGAAGTTCTAAGACTTTTTGAAACTTTACCATGCATTTGGACGACTGGATTTCAATTAGAACAATAGCATGCTGATAAAACGtcggaaaaaaagaagaaaaaccagCCACAGGTTAAATGCTGTaaagtttgtttatttatcactACTGCAGTGGTACACACTATTGGCCACGGCTAATACCTGTTTCACACAACATTCAAAAGCACTAGTTATATTacataacaataaataaattatcataTATAACTTATGATAATTTACTCAACTTCACAGTCATAAACTCTGCACAGAGATGAGCTGTTTTGAGACTGACAAGTCCCAGATCTTAATTCGTGTCCGTGTTCAACTATGGTAGTGCCACCACTGTAATTTCTAATAAATTTCAAGAATGCGCGCCTCATCTCCACATACTGAAAGGAACTGAAGGCCAGGCCAGTTAAAGCAGACATATCTACATAATTAAGCTGAGGTAAGAAATTCTGGAGAATCTTCTTCTGTACTGGCTACATTACATGGGAAAAATAGTCAAGCAGGGCAACCCACACAGCAGAAACATATCTCGATATTGATCTAATGAGCGTGGAATAAATCGTATCTACAATCCAAGACAAATTGATTGGGAGAATTCCTGTAAAGTAACTCCTATCCTATGCACAAGATACACTATTGCGCAGGTGCCTGATCGACTTTCCACTTGAGGAAAGCAGTTGGAGTGTAGCTTACTTGCTAATTGTTTTAATAAAGAGGCAGGAGTGAAATTATAACCATCATCTGGTCAAGCGCTTTTAATATTCGTCGATGTGCCGTTAATGCACAAAAAAGTAACTTATGTAAAACCTTTTAAACCCTGGGTAGTGAATGTACGgtatttaaatatttaaaataatctGTTCAATAATCATCTATGAAAGTATGCAGTAATGGTAACCAGGGATTTTCAAAAATGTTATTCCAAATCTTTTTTTGTGGGAGGTGTTTGTTCTCCGGACTGCACGTAGTGCGAATGTGTGGTCATTACCGACCCCAGAGTTTCTCTCTTCTGCGCATGTTCTCTGGCGTAGGGTAGGTAAAAACCAACAGCTCTAAGAACGAGAATGGAATTGATGAACAACGGTTGGTAGGTGTCTGTGAACTAATGCAAGAAAAGGGCGACTGACAACATCAGCAAGAACACACCGAAGGTCATAGTGACACCAGAGGAGCCTCCAGAATCCATTGCTACTCTAGGCACCGTCGTGGTAGCGCGGACAGTAGCCGTGACGGTAACGGTTGTGGTGACTGTCTTGGTAATAGCACAAGGTGATGGGGTCGGGGTGATGGTGTCTGCGGAGCGTGGGAAACTTGCTTTGACAATTCGGTTGTTGAGTGGCTGCACTGGACGGTAATTTCCAAATTCTGGTAAAGTGCCGTTCTTTTCGAGCCTTCGCAAAAGGTCCAGCTAAAAcgaaaagaaatgtttgataCATTTCCTCAAACCATCAGTTCCAAAGATTCCACATACGCAAATTCGAGAAACCTTATAGATGCATGGTAAACACGACTTACGTAAAACTTAAAATAATGGGGAAATGATATCAAAtgtcatatatttgaacttCGGAATCAAATTAAATGATTTCTTATGAGAATGACGATGGGTTTTATAAGACTTCTATAACTAAATGGAGTCCGTAGTTCAAATATATATTAGGAAGTTTAAGAAACTACGACGGGTATGGTATATGTACTACGTATATTTTTGATCTCTTTATTTACTTGACTCATtcataaaaactgaaaaaaaggccTCTCTTTGGGatcaaaaaagcctgggccacgcccagattggtctcttttaggggctTCATTTACAATTTCTGACGagcatcccccccccccccccccggggaaatcaccaaatttgaggtttcgaCAACAGCATGAGCATACagatgtgaatctttcattttctatttttactctgacaCGGCTCATACCAATGTAATTTTGGGATACTCGGCCCACATCGTACGCCgaacgtgaacgagatggaataatcgcggaGGACTTTGTTTAATGTAAGGGAATAAATTTAACTGATTCTTGATTTTTGATTCTGCCTCAGTAATGACTACAGCTAGAAACTAAAATGTTCTGGCTTCCTATAAAGCAAATTTCAAAGCCATCGCCTTTTAAAGTAGAGCCGAGCGCACCAACCAATGTAGCTTAGTTATTACTTCGACTGTACCTGGTATTGCGATATGAAGACATGGTCCCTAAACACAGTCCACGTGACAGATTCCAGACAGGTAGGAGTGGTCAGAGAACCATTGTACCGGAAGAACTTAGTCTTGTCGGCAGGCAATAGATCGTGAAACGAAAAGGCTGGAACATCGCTCACTGCGGTGACTGTAAAGAAGGCCAGAACAAGATACGACGTTAGTCCACAATGACCTAGCAGCTGATATGGTATATCCGTAGGGAAGAAAAACCTTTTAgagttgttttcattatttgagCTCTATTTTCGAAAAAACGCACTTACATATCACTAAAAAACCAACATCACTACTTACAAGACTTAGTAAGCCTGTTGGCAGTTTCGAGGAAAGAGAACGCTGTGTTGTTGTGTTCTCCAACCTGAAACAGGAAGACAATCAATTAACCTCTTTTATGCTCGATTCTAATGTcatctaaaaagaaagaaagaaacctatcgccatcatcatcctcatcatcaaaGTTGATTCTTACCTCAATCAAAAGACCAAGAACGGCAAGACCATCGGGTTTATCAATTGCTTCTGCGATGTTGGCATATTTTGTGTTGTAGCTGACAAAGTGTAACTGTAAAAGAGTGCAAAATATTTTACTCATGTTCCTGTGACATAGTTATGCGTTGACGACATAACTAAGAGATGTGAATGATCTAGTTATAGATCGCTGAGAAACAGAGGAATTCGTTACTTCTGTGCCGAAGAGAAAAAGGTATCAAGACAGTTATCATTGagtgtaaaaaaaaatcctttgccACTGATAAGTGAAGATTAAAGAATGGAAATCACTATTATCGTTTGTTTTACATACCTCTGCAGCATATTCCTTTCCGTCGACAGTGTGTTCTGATCCGACCATGTTGTTGGCTCCccaat includes these proteins:
- the LOC138047116 gene encoding carbonic anhydrase 2-like, which translates into the protein MNQFFLAAVLSVAWASFAVAQWSYNPNALDGPQNWKGACSTGKRQSPIDIETAKVFVDKELGTFTLKNYNKTLNKTFTASNNGHALEMSFPHRVYNVSGGGLNGVYTTVQFHFHWGANNMVGSEHTVDGKEYAAELHFVSYNTKYANIAEAIDKPDGLAVLGLLIEVGEHNNTAFSFLETANRLTKSFTAVSDVPAFSFHDLLPADKTKFFRYNGSLTTPTCLESVTWTVFRDHVFISQYQLDLLRRLEKNGTLPEFGNYRPVQPLNNRIVKASFPRSADTITPTPSPCAITKTVTTTVTVTATVRATTTVPRVAMDSGGSSGVTMTFGVFLLMLSVALFLH